The Tautonia plasticadhaerens region TTGGAGAGCGGGCGTAAAGGAACGTGCCTGGGACTCTTTGGCGCGGGAAGAACGCTCCTCGGCCGCCTTGGAGGAAGCCTGGAAGGCCCTCGAAGCCGACAAGCCGGCTTACCACGGTGTGCTTGAGCTGCTCCGTGTCGATCCTACCCTCCGCGCACCCCAGATCGTGGAGCGGCTTTCGACACAACGAGGAATCCACGTCAAGGAGGATTGGGTTCGTCAAGCGAAGAAGAGGGCCTGGGCCTCATTCGCCGACCATCTGATCGACGAAGTCGCAAGCACGCTCGAAAGCGGCGATCTTGACGTTCTGGAGGAGGAACTGATCGATCTGGACCTCCTCAAGTACTGTCAATCTGCTTTGAAAAAGCGAAGACGCTAGCGGGCGTAGGCTACGTGTATCGAGAATCCAAGAATCTTCTGTCTGAGGAGCCATGGGTTCGGCTGAGTAACGTGTCCTCCACGCTCCCCACGTCAGATACCCCCCGCGGGGTGGATTACTCTGGGCCCAGTTTGTTGCTGTTGCCCAGCGTGCCGTACGAGCAGTTCCTCAAGTTCTTTGCAACGTTCTCGGATCGAGTGTCTGAGATACGCATGGTCACGACGAACTGACTCGGCTCGCTGAAGGGCACGACTCAATTCTTGGCGGCATTCGGGGACTCGTGACCTCCGGCCTGGGACGGCAGGTGGGAATTTCGCTCGATATCGCGCTCAAGGTGGCGAATCCATTCGTCCACGCGCCGCGCCTCGGGCGAATTCGAGGCGACACGTTTCTTGGCATCGCGAAAGACAGTCAGGGCGCCTTCCCAGTCTTTCTGGCCATGCACGAGTCTGCCTAAGTTCTCACGGGGAATGAATGCCTCCGGGTCGAGATCGATCGCTCGACGGCACGCGAAGATGGCTTTGTCCGGGTCCGCGTTCATGCGGTAGGCAATTCCCAGGCTGTTGTAGGTCTTCGAATAGGTTTCCGAATCCTCCTTGCAGATTGAGACCGCGGCCGTCAGGTAGCGCAGGGCCTCGTCCGTCCGCGGCGGCTCGGTCTGGAGTAAGCAAATCCCGAGGTAATAGTTGAGCCAGAAGTCGTCCGGGTGGTGCGCCTGCCATTTTTCCAGGAACCGAGCCGCCTCGTCTGTCATGCCGACCCATTGTAGTGCGACCCCCATCAGCACCTTGCCGCCCGTTGGCAGTTTGGCCACATCCGGGTCATCGGCCAGGGATGCCAGAGTGGGGCCATCCTTTCGAATGAGCGCGTACAACCACTTGGTGTAGTTCGCACTCTGGGTCGGGTCGAGCTCGACGAGGAGCCCGAAAACATAGGATTTCTTCCAGAACTCGCTGAGCGGCGTCCAATAGAAGCGGGCGGCCAGCAGGATCCTCAGTTGGGTGCTCGCTCCATGATCGCGCACCCATGCGATGGTGTGACCACGTGTCTGAGCGTTGAAGAGATCAATCCCCTGTTTGCGAAAGATGGCATCAACCTGGCTCGCGGCCTCATGGTAGGCTTCTGGGCGGGTGCCTCCCTCGAATATTCTAGCCATGCACTTGTTGACGTCTACGTGGAAACGCAGCGCGTCGTTGGCTTTGTCCCATTCATTTCGCGCTTTGAGTACCCGCTGGCGGAGCGCGTCATCCTCTGGACCCATGTCCAGAAACTTCTGAGCCTGATCTAGCTCTCCTAGCGATTTCTCCAGGCTGGACCGCCAGAGCTCAAGGTCCCCAGTCTGCTTCCAGCCCGGTTCCATAAAGGTCGTGGCGTTTCGGAGAGCCCCGTCGACTTGGAGAGCCACCCTGTCCGCGCTCTCCTGCGCCTCGGCCTTGGCGATCCGTGCCGCTTCCGCGTTGTAATCGCGCTCTCTCTGCCACAGCCAGGCCGCGGTCCCAGCGATCGCGACGAGGAGCAATCCCACAGCCATCGAGGCGACTGCCAGCTTTCGGCGTTTCCGTTCCTCGGCCGCCTTTGTCTCGGCAGCAACCCGGGCCAATTTGGCGGTCTCGAGTTTTGCCTCGACCCCGGAGATGCAGGCCTCCAGGGCGCTCGCGACTTCCTCCGCGTCGGCAGGCCGGTCGGCCGCGTCCGGGGCCAGGCAACGCGTGGCCAGTTCGATCAGCTCCGGCTCGGCAGGGCATCCGCGAAGTCGGGTCATCGCCGGTCCTAGCTGGGCTTGCTCCGCCTGTTGCTGGATCGCTTCCTCGTCATCCCCGTCGTAGGGGGGTTGCCCGGTGAGGATCTCGCAAAGGATCGCTCCCAAGCCGAAGACGTCTGTTCGTTTGTCTACCTGGGCGATGTTACCGAGGGCCGATTCCGGCGAAATATATGATGCGGTCCCCAGGACGCTCCCGGGCCGAGTGCGGTATCGGGAATCGACATCGCCCTCCTCCTGCTCGGGGGCGTCGGCCGCACTTGGCTTCTCGATTCCGAAATCCCCGGGATCCGCCAGGTTCTTGGCGATACCCCAGTCCATGACCTGCACCTCGCCGTGATCGCCGACCATCACGTTCGAGGGCTTCAAGTCCCGGTGGATGATGTCCTGCCTATGGGCGAATGCTATTGCCTGGCAGATCGGGACGAAGTTCTTCTGGACGAACTCTATCCGCCGTCGCTCGGTGTCCGACTGCTCGGCGAACAATGCATCGAGAGTCTTCCCTTCGATCAGCTTCATCGTGAAATAGAGCCGACCGTCGCGGAGCCATCCTCGCGCGTGCACCGGAATGATGAACGGGTGGGCCAGCTGCGCGGTGATCCGGGTCTCCGCGAGGAACCGTTCCACGCCGGTAGTCCGGCCGGCGCTGTCCGGCTCCATCAGCTTCCACCTCAGGACCTTGACCGCCAAGAGGCGATCGAATTCTGGGTCGCGGACGCGCCAGATCACCCCCATGCCACCGCCCCTGATGCGGCCCAGCACGACCAGCCCGGGGAGGTCCGGCGGCTCCAGGTCGCGGCGTCTGTTATCCTCCTCCCGGATTCGTTTCAGTTCCTCAAGGCTCGGAAGGTCAGGCCCCCTCTGCGACCCGTCGGGCGGCGGGAGCTCGCCACACGGGCCGCCCGACCACCCAATCGCGGATTCGATCGACGGGTGCGGTCCGGGATTCCCGGGAACGCCGAACCGATCCAGGGCATCGGCCTCAGGCGCAACTCGGCCGCGATCGTTCGGGCCCGGGGCGTCCTCGTCTGGCTCGTCGAGGTCTCTGCCCCGAGGGGGGCCGTCACTGGATTGGCGGCTCATGAGCCCTCCCTCAGCCACGACGGTTGAGCATGGATTGGGATGCCTAGCAGGGAGATTGCCAAACCTTGCCGCGCGACCCAAACGGAGCCAGCCGGGACATTCTCGCCCCAGGGACCGGTTCCTGCTAGTGGCATCCCGGGCACGCCGACCCCTCGCCGTTGGACGACTCGTCTCGATGTCCCGCCTTGACGATAGTGCCGGTTGAGATCCATATGCCCGGCAGGTTTGGTCAGCGCCGCCCGGCGCATCTTTGCCCGCACGAGCGTGGAGGTCGGCGAAACAAGACGCCACGGCCTGTTGTCGAGAAGGTTCGAGGGGCGTCACACCCCGGGTAGGTGATGGTGGCGGAGCAGGGAATGAGGCCCACACCAGGTCGAACGCCCTGTTCCTCAAACTGGCTCGGGCCGTCCGGCAGCAGCTCGCCGCGTGGGCGATCGCCCGTAAACGCGCCCCGGACCAATCAACGAGGGAGATGCATCGTGCACAAGGCATTCCAGGCAGTGACGTATCTTCTGGTCGTTAGCGTCAGCGTCGCCTCGGCGGACGAACGGCTCACGCTCCAGCAGGCGGTCGCACTGTCGATTCAGGG contains the following coding sequences:
- a CDS encoding protein kinase domain-containing protein, which translates into the protein MSRQSSDGPPRGRDLDEPDEDAPGPNDRGRVAPEADALDRFGVPGNPGPHPSIESAIGWSGGPCGELPPPDGSQRGPDLPSLEELKRIREEDNRRRDLEPPDLPGLVVLGRIRGGGMGVIWRVRDPEFDRLLAVKVLRWKLMEPDSAGRTTGVERFLAETRITAQLAHPFIIPVHARGWLRDGRLYFTMKLIEGKTLDALFAEQSDTERRRIEFVQKNFVPICQAIAFAHRQDIIHRDLKPSNVMVGDHGEVQVMDWGIAKNLADPGDFGIEKPSAADAPEQEEGDVDSRYRTRPGSVLGTASYISPESALGNIAQVDKRTDVFGLGAILCEILTGQPPYDGDDEEAIQQQAEQAQLGPAMTRLRGCPAEPELIELATRCLAPDAADRPADAEEVASALEACISGVEAKLETAKLARVAAETKAAEERKRRKLAVASMAVGLLLVAIAGTAAWLWQRERDYNAEAARIAKAEAQESADRVALQVDGALRNATTFMEPGWKQTGDLELWRSSLEKSLGELDQAQKFLDMGPEDDALRQRVLKARNEWDKANDALRFHVDVNKCMARIFEGGTRPEAYHEAASQVDAIFRKQGIDLFNAQTRGHTIAWVRDHGASTQLRILLAARFYWTPLSEFWKKSYVFGLLVELDPTQSANYTKWLYALIRKDGPTLASLADDPDVAKLPTGGKVLMGVALQWVGMTDEAARFLEKWQAHHPDDFWLNYYLGICLLQTEPPRTDEALRYLTAAVSICKEDSETYSKTYNSLGIAYRMNADPDKAIFACRRAIDLDPEAFIPRENLGRLVHGQKDWEGALTVFRDAKKRVASNSPEARRVDEWIRHLERDIERNSHLPSQAGGHESPNAAKN